The genomic interval AGATATATTATATTAAATTAGTATACCTCCATCAACAACAATAACCTGCCCTGTAATATATTTTGACATATCACTAGCAAGAAAAGCTACAGCGTTAGCTATATCATCAGGTTCTCCTAATCTTTGTAATGTTATCTTTTCCAAGTATTGGTCTATAATCTTTTCAGGAAGCTTATCTGTCATATCAGTAGATATGAAACCTGGAGCTATTGCATTTACTCTAATATTCTTCTTACCTACTTCCTTAGCTAGTGACTTAGTAAAGCCAATAACACCTGCTTTTGACGCAGAATAATTACATTGGCCAGCATTCCCTGAAACTCCTACAATAGATGCTATATTAATAATACTGCAGTCTTTTTGTTTAATCATATTTCTAATTAAACATTTGGTAACATTAAAGACTCCTTTTAGATTTACATCTATAACGTTATCCCATTCGTCCTCTGACATTCTCATTAATAGATTATCTTTTGTGATTCCTGCATTGTTTACTAATATGTCAATTTTAGAGAAATAATTCATTCCATCTTGAATCATTTTCTCTACATCATTCATTTTTGATACATCTGCTCTTATAGCTAATGCTCGCCTTCCCATACTTTCTATTGTATCCTGCACCTGTTTTGACTGTTCCTCACTGCTAGTATATGAAAAAATTATGTCAGCACCAAGGGAAGCCAGTTTTAAAGCTACGGCTTTTCCAATCCCTCTAGAGCCACCAGTGACTAAAGCTACCTTTCCATTAAGATTCATTTTCCCACCCCTTAATTCCTGAGTATATTTATTAGATTTTCAAGGTTCTCAAGATTTTCAATATTGTAGAGGTTCAACTCCTTTTTGTTCTTTTTACCTATTTTCTTTGCAAATCCTACTAGTGTTTTCCCAGGACCAATTTCTACAAATGTATCTACGCCATCATGCACCATACGTTCTATAGATTGTTCCCATAAAACTGGCATGGAAACCTGTTTTACCAATAAATCTTTAATTTCATTTTCATTACTTATATAATTCCCAGTAACATTTGAAATAACTTTTTTATCGAGTTTATTGATTTCTACTTTATTTAATTCTTCTTTTATTTTGTGACCTGCACCTTTTAGCATACTACAATGAAATGGAGCGCTAACAGATAGAACTGCGGCTCTCTTAGCTCCCATATCCTTAGCAATGCTGCATGCCTCATTTACTGCATCTATTTCTCCTGAAATAACGACTTGCCCGGGGCAATTATAATTAGCACCTTCTACAATTCCTTTTTCACTAGCCTTTTTAATTATCTCTGCTACTTTAATATTATCTAAGCCTAATATAGCAGCCATAGTACCCTTTCCTAAAGGGACAGCCTCTTGCATATACTTTCCTCTTTTTCTCACTAAGACTACAGCATCTTCAAAGTCTAAAGCTCCACCATACACTAATGCTGAATATTCTCCGAGGCTTAGTCCAGCACACACTTCTGCTGATAATCCATAATCCTCTATAACTCTTAGTATCGCAATAGATGTCGTTAAAATAGCAGGCTGGGTAAACTCAGTCTTCATCAATTCTGAATCTGGCCCCTCAAAACATAGCTTTTTCATATCTAATTTAAGCGCTTCACTAGAAGTTTCAAATATTCTATTAGCAACAGAATATTTTTCAGAAATTTCCTTGCCCATTCCTATATATTGTGCACCTTGACCTGGAAATAGAAAAGCCATCTTCTCCATTTAATCACCTCTAAATACTAAGTATACTACTTCTTACTTTCTCAGCTTCTACCATAATATCCTGTATGACTTCCTTACATGTTTTGATGTCTTTTATTAATCCACTTATTTGACCTGCCATTACAGAGCCATTTTCAACATCTCCATCAACTACAGCTTTTCTTAACCTACCCACCCCAAATTTCTCTAGAGTTTCTATATCTGCATTCTGTTTTTCTAGCTCAATAAGTTTTTTTGTAAGTTTATTTCTTAATACTCTAACAGGATGACCTGTACTTCTTCCGGTAACTATTGCATCTCTATCTGATGATTTAATAATTGCATTTTTGTAGTTTTCGTGTACTCTGCACTCAACTGTACATACAAATCTAGTACCTATTTGAACTCCTTTAGCGCCTAATGCCAAAGCTGCAACTAATCCTCTACCATCTGCTATTCCACCTGCTGCTATAACAGGTATATTGACCTCATCTGTCACCTGGGGTATTAATGACATGGTAGTTAACTCCCCGATATGACCGCCTGCCTCAGTACCTTCTACAATAATTGCATCAGCTCCGATTTTTTCCATTCTTTTTCCCAACGCAACTGAAGGAACTACCGGTATTACTTTAGTCCCTATTTCTTTAAATTTACTAATATACTTACCAGGATTTCCTGCTCCAGTTGTTATTACTGGTACTCTCTCTTTGCATAAAAGCTCTATTATATCATCTACATGTGGGGATAATAGCATTACATTTACACCAAAAGGTTTATTAGTAAGTTTTCTGATTTTAGCTATTTCCTCTTTGACTACATTCTTAGGAGCAGCACCACATCCAATAATTCCTAAACCACCTGCATTAGATACAGCAGCAGCTAACTCGACTGTGGCTACCCAAGCCATTCCACCTTGTAAAATTGGATATTCAATATTTAGCAATTCGCATATTTCTGTTTTTATCAATTTAGAATCCTCCTTTACTGTACCACCTTAACACCATGGCTCCCCAAGTAAGGCCTCCACCAAATCCGATTAGTAAAACCACATCGTTATCTTTTATTTTATTTTTTCTCACTGCTTCATCTAAAGCTACCGGTATGGAAGCAGAAGACATGTTTCCGTAATTCTCTAAATTGACATAAACTTTGTCTTCATCAAGTCTAAGCTTTTTTCTAGCAGATTCTATAATTCTTATATTTGCTTGATGAGGCACTAAATAATCAATATCACATATCTCCAGCTTGCTTTTTTCAACTACTTTTAGGGATATCTCTTCCATTTTCCTCACAGCAAATTTAAACACTTCGTTACCTTCCATGTGTATATAATGTTGTTTGTTTCTAATGGTTTCTTCTGTGGCAGGCATTAGAGAACCACCAGCAGCAAGCTTTAAGAGATTCTTTCCTTCACCATCTGCACCTAGGTCTAAGCCTAATACTCCTCTACCTTCTGGAACTTCACTGATTACAGCAGCTCCTGCTCCATCTCCAAATAATACACAGGTATTTCTATCGGTCCAGTCTGTTATTCTAGAAAGAGCTTCAGTGCCAATAAGTAGAATGTTGCTATATACACCGGAACGTACAAATGAATATGCGACAGTAAGACCATACAAAAATCCTGAACAAGCTGCTTCCAAGTCAAATGCAGCAGCATTCTTACATTTTAATCCTTCCTGTACTAAGCAAGCTGTAGAAGGAAACATCATATCTGGAGTTACAGTTGCTACAATAATTAAATCTATATCCTCTGGTTCTAATTTTGCAGCTTCTAAGGCTTTTTCTGCTGCTTTAATTGCCATATATGATGAACCCTTTTCTTTATCAAGAATTCTTCTTTCTTTTATTCCAGTTCGTGTTCTTATCCATTCATCTGAAGTTTCCACCATTTTCTCTAAATCAAGATTAGTTAGTACCTTTTCAGGAACATAGCTTCCTGTGCCAATTATTCCAACACTCTTAAAACTTCTCTTCTGTGTCATAATTACCTCCTAGAATGTTTACCTCAGCCTCTATTTTTTCAATTACTTTATTTTCTACAAATACCTTAGCTTGTTTAATTGCATTCTTAATGGCTTTTGAATCTGAGCTCCCATGGGCTTTTATTACAACCCCCTTAGTACCTAATAATGGCGCTCCTCCATATTCAGTATAGTCTAGTCTTTTCTTAAACTTCCTTAAGCCAGGCTTTAATAATAAAGCACCTATTTTGCTAGTAAAAGAACTCATAAATTCTTCTTTTAACATACTGAAAATTGACATAGCAAGACCTTCAGTTAGCTTCAATATAACATTTCCTACAAATCCATCACACACTATTACATCGGTATTTCCTTCTGGAATATCCCTCGCTTCTACGTTCCCATTAAAATTTATATTAGTATTTTTTAATAGTTCATAAGCTTCTTTTGATAGTTCGTTTCCTTTCCCTTCTTCAATGCCAATATTAACAAGTGAAACTTTTGGATTGGAAATATCTAATATTTTTTCTGCATATATTGAGCCCATTATTGCAAATTGCTGAAGATATTTTGCTTTACAATCAGTATTAGCCCCTGCATCTAATAATAGTGATATTCCCTTCTTAGTAGGATAAGGAATAGCAAGCGCTGCTCTGTCCACTCCCTTAATCCTCTTAACAATTAGAATGCCTCCTGTTAGTAATGCACCAGTACTTCCAGAAGATACGAAGGCATCTGCTTCTTTATCCTTAACAAGATTAAGTCCAATTACCATTGATGATTGTTTTTTTCTCCTTATAGCCATGGCCGGTTCTTCATCATTAGTAATGAATTCCTCTGAATTAATAATCCGTATTTTATCATTCTTATACTCATACTTTGATAATTCTTCTTTGATTTTTCCCTCATCTCCAATAAGAATTATTGTGACTCCCAGCTCATTTGTTGCATCGATACTACCTTTTACTGTAGCTAATAAACCTTGATCCCCACCCATTGCATCTACAGCTATTATCATATTAAATCTCCTCCCGATTATTCTGTTCAATAGAAACAAGAATGAACTTTCCCCTAAAAACTTGCTTCTGTCCTACATAAGTAAAAACATGTACAAAGTATTTGTTACCTCTTTTTCTAATTACTTCTGCCTTTGCAATAAGCTTTTCTCCCGCCTTAACTAAATCCTTATATTTTACATTTGCAACCCCTGTCAATGCAACGTCAGCGTCTATTACCGCAATAGCTAGAGACTCAGCTTGAGCATAGATATTATGTCCTCTCACCACACTTGTTTTTAAAAAGGCCATACTCTCATCTGTTTCAAGTATTGAAATACCTTTCTTGCCTAAGTCAATATCTACAAGCTCTCCTACGATTTCAGTCCCTCCAATTGTCCTAACCTTCGAGTAACTTTTCTCAGCTACGTTTTTTATTCTTTCTCTCAATTCAGGTATCCCAAGCTCTAATCTATCTAGCCTTATAGTTTGAATGCTTACATTAAACATTTGCATTAACTCTTCATCAGTTAGAAAAGGATCCCCTTTTAATTTTTCAATAAGTTTTTTATGTCTGTCTTTTTTGCTAAGCTTTCCAATACTCATAATCTTCACCTCGAGTTAATACTTGTATTTAGTACCTGATACTAATATTAAGTATACATCGTTAATATATAAAAATCAAGGATATTTTTGCAAAAAAAAAGATAGTGATCTTATACACTATCTCTTTTTATACATTATTCAACAGATACAACTTCTTTGTTTTTATAATACCCACAAGATTTACATACTCTATGTGGTAGCTTTGGCTCGTGGCATTGTGGGCATTCTACTACAGTTGCCTTTGTTAATACTTGAGCTGAAGCTCTTCTTTTATCCCTTCTCGCTTTAGATGTCTTACGCTTTGGTACTGCCATTTAAAAACACCTCCTTAAATCAATCAAATAAATCCTTTAGTTTAGCTAGGCGAGGATCAATTTCTTGAATATCACAGCTACATTCCTCTATATTCAAGTCTTTTCCACAGACTAGGCATAATCCTCTGCAGTTATCATTGCATAGTGATTTCATAGGTAAAGACAATAAAATAGAGGTTAAAACTTGTTCTTTTATTTCTAGATGGTCATTATCATAATAGAACACAGGCTCATCATCTGTATCTAATGACTGAGAAGTTTCCATAAGTCTTCCTGATAAAACAGTCTCTGCTTTATTGACAAACTCTTTTAGACATCGTGCACAGTTTTCATAATATTCATATGAAACCTTAGCATTAAGATACAAGTCATCATCTGTCTTATAAACACTGCCCTTTACTATCACTGGATTAGCCAGTACAATCTCACCTGAAGTTGACTGTATTTTTACCAGATCCAAGGAGTGTTCAAAGTCAATTTCGTAAACTGTTCTATCAATAAGCCTTGATAGATCTATCTTCATTAAGTTCACCTCTTAAACATTGCCAAATTTTATTATATATAAGTTATAGATAGTTTGTCAAGAATAAATGTTGCATTATCAAATAATAGCACAGAAAGGCAGGAAAAACCTGCCTATTTTAATATTAACATTTTAGTGTCTCTAGCTATCATTAGTTCTTCATTAGTAG from Proteiniborus sp. DW1 carries:
- the plsX gene encoding phosphate acyltransferase PlsX translates to MIIAVDAMGGDQGLLATVKGSIDATNELGVTIILIGDEGKIKEELSKYEYKNDKIRIINSEEFITNDEEPAMAIRRKKQSSMVIGLNLVKDKEADAFVSSGSTGALLTGGILIVKRIKGVDRAALAIPYPTKKGISLLLDAGANTDCKAKYLQQFAIMGSIYAEKILDISNPKVSLVNIGIEEGKGNELSKEAYELLKNTNINFNGNVEARDIPEGNTDVIVCDGFVGNVILKLTEGLAMSIFSMLKEEFMSSFTSKIGALLLKPGLRKFKKRLDYTEYGGAPLLGTKGVVIKAHGSSDSKAIKNAIKQAKVFVENKVIEKIEAEVNILGGNYDTEEKF
- the rpmF gene encoding 50S ribosomal protein L32, with amino-acid sequence MAVPKRKTSKARRDKRRASAQVLTKATVVECPQCHEPKLPHRVCKSCGYYKNKEVVSVE
- the fabK gene encoding enoyl-[acyl-carrier-protein] reductase FabK, with protein sequence MIKTEICELLNIEYPILQGGMAWVATVELAAAVSNAGGLGIIGCGAAPKNVVKEEIAKIRKLTNKPFGVNVMLLSPHVDDIIELLCKERVPVITTGAGNPGKYISKFKEIGTKVIPVVPSVALGKRMEKIGADAIIVEGTEAGGHIGELTTMSLIPQVTDEVNIPVIAAGGIADGRGLVAALALGAKGVQIGTRFVCTVECRVHENYKNAIIKSSDRDAIVTGRSTGHPVRVLRNKLTKKLIELEKQNADIETLEKFGVGRLRKAVVDGDVENGSVMAGQISGLIKDIKTCKEVIQDIMVEAEKVRSSILSI
- the fabD gene encoding ACP S-malonyltransferase, producing MEKMAFLFPGQGAQYIGMGKEISEKYSVANRIFETSSEALKLDMKKLCFEGPDSELMKTEFTQPAILTTSIAILRVIEDYGLSAEVCAGLSLGEYSALVYGGALDFEDAVVLVRKRGKYMQEAVPLGKGTMAAILGLDNIKVAEIIKKASEKGIVEGANYNCPGQVVISGEIDAVNEACSIAKDMGAKRAAVLSVSAPFHCSMLKGAGHKIKEELNKVEINKLDKKVISNVTGNYISNENEIKDLLVKQVSMPVLWEQSIERMVHDGVDTFVEIGPGKTLVGFAKKIGKKNKKELNLYNIENLENLENLINILRN
- a CDS encoding beta-ketoacyl-ACP synthase III, giving the protein MTQKRSFKSVGIIGTGSYVPEKVLTNLDLEKMVETSDEWIRTRTGIKERRILDKEKGSSYMAIKAAEKALEAAKLEPEDIDLIIVATVTPDMMFPSTACLVQEGLKCKNAAAFDLEAACSGFLYGLTVAYSFVRSGVYSNILLIGTEALSRITDWTDRNTCVLFGDGAGAAVISEVPEGRGVLGLDLGADGEGKNLLKLAAGGSLMPATEETIRNKQHYIHMEGNEVFKFAVRKMEEISLKVVEKSKLEICDIDYLVPHQANIRIIESARKKLRLDEDKVYVNLENYGNMSSASIPVALDEAVRKNKIKDNDVVLLIGFGGGLTWGAMVLRWYSKGGF
- the fapR gene encoding transcription factor FapR, with translation MSIGKLSKKDRHKKLIEKLKGDPFLTDEELMQMFNVSIQTIRLDRLELGIPELRERIKNVAEKSYSKVRTIGGTEIVGELVDIDLGKKGISILETDESMAFLKTSVVRGHNIYAQAESLAIAVIDADVALTGVANVKYKDLVKAGEKLIAKAEVIRKRGNKYFVHVFTYVGQKQVFRGKFILVSIEQNNREEI
- the fabG gene encoding 3-oxoacyl-[acyl-carrier-protein] reductase; this encodes MNLNGKVALVTGGSRGIGKAVALKLASLGADIIFSYTSSEEQSKQVQDTIESMGRRALAIRADVSKMNDVEKMIQDGMNYFSKIDILVNNAGITKDNLLMRMSEDEWDNVIDVNLKGVFNVTKCLIRNMIKQKDCSIINIASIVGVSGNAGQCNYSASKAGVIGFTKSLAKEVGKKNIRVNAIAPGFISTDMTDKLPEKIIDQYLEKITLQRLGEPDDIANAVAFLASDMSKYITGQVIVVDGGILI
- a CDS encoding YceD family protein → MKIDLSRLIDRTVYEIDFEHSLDLVKIQSTSGEIVLANPVIVKGSVYKTDDDLYLNAKVSYEYYENCARCLKEFVNKAETVLSGRLMETSQSLDTDDEPVFYYDNDHLEIKEQVLTSILLSLPMKSLCNDNCRGLCLVCGKDLNIEECSCDIQEIDPRLAKLKDLFD